In Burkholderia gladioli, a genomic segment contains:
- a CDS encoding M15 family metallopeptidase, whose product MIAVVLIAYFAIAVLIAAMLLLPGVRTSVFSTVAQFHGRLSRRVSDRATRTRGHIVKSAKFSQSSLNELQNLLVRRRLLIICATGILATPPLIAIALRGRQLFQYDDTIRVPDEKIAALLQGEQLVPPPPLPPEVFATREVEQIRPALKDASRDWNLLDPDFRTRLLLVYKIMHEQYGYEMALLEGYRSPERQNRLAAIGSNVTNAAAYQSYHQFGLASDNAFLRDGKLVISEKDPWAMRGYQLYGQVAEQVGLTWGGRWKMMDLGHVEYHKPGFKLGHPPPQ is encoded by the coding sequence GTGATTGCCGTCGTACTGATCGCGTATTTCGCCATCGCCGTGCTGATCGCCGCCATGCTGTTATTGCCCGGCGTGCGCACCAGCGTTTTTTCCACGGTCGCGCAGTTTCACGGGCGATTAAGCCGCCGCGTTTCCGATCGCGCCACGCGCACGCGAGGCCACATTGTTAAATCGGCAAAATTTTCACAGAGCTCATTAAATGAACTGCAAAACTTACTGGTTCGGCGCCGCTTGCTGATTATCTGCGCGACGGGTATTCTTGCGACGCCTCCGTTGATCGCGATTGCGTTACGCGGTCGGCAATTATTCCAATACGACGACACCATACGCGTTCCCGACGAGAAGATCGCCGCGCTGCTGCAAGGCGAGCAACTCGTCCCGCCGCCGCCGCTGCCTCCCGAGGTATTCGCCACGCGCGAAGTCGAGCAGATCCGGCCCGCGCTGAAGGATGCGAGTCGCGATTGGAATTTGCTGGACCCGGATTTCCGCACGCGCTTGCTGCTGGTCTACAAGATCATGCACGAGCAATACGGATACGAAATGGCGCTGCTGGAGGGATATCGCAGCCCGGAGCGGCAAAACCGGCTGGCCGCGATCGGCTCGAACGTGACCAATGCGGCCGCGTACCAGAGTTATCACCAGTTCGGCCTGGCCTCCGACAACGCGTTCCTGCGCGACGGCAAGCTGGTGATTTCCGAAAAAGATCCCTGGGCCATGCGCGGTTATCAGCTGTACGGACAAGTCGCGGAGCAGGTCGGCTTGACCTGGGGTGGCCGGTGGAAAATGATGGACCTCGGCCACGTCGAATACCATAAGCCCGGTTTCAAACTGGGGCACCCGCCGCCGCAATGA
- a CDS encoding transporter: MKPEMIIPTYGADMSGMVCAFRFAPDAAGVPVDATETSLRLLDVPVKGAAQGEFQWLHFNLAHGASERWMRAHLGLPESFYEFLREGSHSTRIEQQEGVLRAVVNDVMFSLDMEAAEVATLWVYVDRRMMVTARLKPLRSVDTLRESVRQGERFRSPTELLIHLLRDQADVMQHIVRRAAVDVDRIEDRFLSQRPTANREQLGSMRRSLTRLQRMLAPEPGSIFRLLAKPPAWLLGEDVQELRESTEEFSLVLADLAGLVERIKLLQEEITSRLDEQNNRTLFTLTLVTVIALPINIVAGFFGMNVGGVPLAENKHGFWLMVLFVTMFTGLAAWWAFWRRGDR, from the coding sequence ATGAAACCAGAAATGATCATTCCCACGTACGGCGCCGACATGAGCGGCATGGTCTGCGCGTTCCGCTTCGCGCCGGACGCGGCCGGGGTGCCCGTGGACGCGACCGAGACCAGCCTGCGCCTGCTGGACGTGCCCGTGAAGGGCGCCGCCCAGGGCGAGTTCCAGTGGCTGCATTTCAATCTCGCGCACGGCGCCAGCGAACGCTGGATGCGCGCCCACCTCGGCTTGCCCGAGAGCTTCTATGAATTCCTGCGCGAAGGCTCGCACTCGACCCGCATCGAGCAGCAGGAAGGCGTGCTGCGCGCGGTGGTCAACGACGTGATGTTCAGCCTCGACATGGAGGCGGCCGAGGTGGCGACGCTGTGGGTCTATGTCGACCGCCGCATGATGGTGACCGCGCGCCTGAAGCCGCTGCGCTCGGTCGACACGCTGCGCGAGAGCGTGCGCCAGGGCGAGCGCTTCCGCTCGCCGACCGAGCTGCTGATCCACCTGCTGCGCGACCAGGCCGACGTGATGCAGCACATCGTGCGGCGCGCGGCGGTCGACGTGGACCGTATCGAGGATCGCTTCCTCTCGCAGCGGCCCACCGCCAACCGCGAGCAGCTGGGTTCGATGCGCCGCAGCCTGACGCGGCTGCAGCGCATGCTCGCGCCCGAGCCGGGTTCGATCTTCCGGCTGCTGGCCAAGCCGCCCGCCTGGCTGCTCGGCGAGGACGTGCAGGAGCTGCGCGAATCGACCGAGGAGTTCTCGCTGGTGCTGGCCGACCTGGCCGGGCTGGTGGAGCGGATCAAGCTGCTGCAGGAAGAGATCACCTCGCGGCTCGACGAACAGAACAACCGCACGCTGTTCACGCTGACCCTGGTGACCGTGATCGCGCTGCCGATCAATATCGTGGCCGGTTTCTTCGGCATGAACGTGGGCGGCGTGCCGCTTGCCGAGAACAAGCACGGCTTCTGGCTGATGGTGCTGTTCGTCACCATGTTCACCGGCCTGGCCGCCTGGTGGGCGTTCTGGCGGCGCGGCGACCGCTGA